One region of Lebetimonas natsushimae genomic DNA includes:
- the uvrB gene encoding excinuclease ABC subunit UvrB, whose protein sequence is MFKLNSKFTPTGDQPQAIEKLTNCIKNGSRYNTLIGVTGSGKTFSMANIIAKLQIPTLILTHNKTLAAQLYSEFKDFFPKNHVEYFISYYDYYQPEAYLPRQDLYIEKDSSINAELERLRVSATASLLEYDDVIVVASVSALYGLGNPIEYKKMVAKVAVGDEINQREFMLRLLSMGYTRNDKYFERGNFRVNGEVIDIFPTYFEDDVIRIEFFGDEIDRIYTIDYLTNEKLEDLKEITIYAANQFIVGTDRLAQAINSIEKELQERLKFYEENDRIIEYQRLKQRTEFDLEMLETTGTCKGIENYARHLTGKKPGETPYSLLDYFEIKGKPYLVIVDESHVSLPQFRGMYNGDRARKEVLVEHGFRLPSALDNRPYKFDEFINKAPHYLFVSATPGEYELNISSCVAEQIIRPTGLLDPIIELYPSENQVATLYDKIKEVTAKNERVLVTTLTKKMAEELQKYYLELGLKVKYMHSDIDVVERNEIIRGLRSGEFDVLIGINLLREGLDLPEVSLVAILDADKEGFLRSETSLIQTMGRAARNVNGRVIMFASKITEPVILDDNLEILEKIKDKITKSMYNAIKTTLIRRIKQKEYNKIHGITPKSTVRKLDVSLKEEGYEAIAKELKNKNKIPPKEKKAIINKLKKEMLEAAKNLEFEKAAMIRDKIEEIKKS, encoded by the coding sequence TTGTTCAAATTAAATTCCAAATTCACTCCAACAGGAGATCAGCCCCAGGCTATTGAAAAATTGACTAACTGCATAAAAAACGGCAGCAGGTACAATACACTGATAGGCGTTACCGGAAGCGGTAAAACGTTTTCTATGGCAAATATAATTGCAAAACTTCAAATTCCGACACTTATTTTAACACATAATAAGACTTTAGCTGCTCAATTATACAGTGAATTTAAAGATTTTTTCCCTAAAAATCATGTAGAATATTTTATAAGTTATTATGACTATTATCAACCAGAAGCCTATCTGCCAAGACAGGATTTATATATAGAAAAAGACAGCTCTATTAATGCAGAGCTGGAAAGACTAAGAGTCTCAGCCACCGCCAGTCTGCTTGAATACGACGATGTAATCGTGGTGGCTTCCGTTTCAGCCCTTTATGGTTTGGGTAACCCGATTGAATATAAAAAGATGGTGGCAAAGGTTGCTGTTGGGGATGAGATTAATCAAAGAGAATTTATGCTGCGTCTTCTTTCAATGGGATACACAAGAAATGACAAATATTTTGAAAGGGGAAATTTCAGGGTAAACGGGGAAGTTATTGATATTTTTCCAACTTATTTTGAAGATGATGTTATAAGAATTGAATTTTTTGGCGATGAGATTGACAGAATTTATACAATTGATTATCTGACAAATGAGAAACTTGAGGATTTAAAAGAAATTACAATTTATGCTGCAAATCAGTTTATCGTAGGGACTGACAGACTTGCTCAGGCTATTAATTCAATTGAGAAAGAACTTCAAGAAAGACTTAAATTTTATGAAGAAAATGATAGAATCATAGAATACCAACGCCTTAAACAAAGAACAGAATTTGATTTGGAAATGCTTGAAACCACCGGTACATGTAAAGGAATAGAAAACTATGCAAGACATTTAACAGGTAAAAAACCGGGAGAAACTCCATATTCTTTGCTTGATTATTTTGAAATAAAAGGAAAGCCTTATCTTGTAATTGTGGATGAAAGTCATGTTAGTTTGCCTCAGTTTAGAGGAATGTATAATGGAGATAGAGCCAGAAAAGAAGTATTGGTAGAGCATGGATTCAGACTTCCAAGCGCTCTTGATAACAGACCTTATAAATTTGACGAATTTATAAATAAAGCGCCGCATTATCTTTTTGTATCGGCAACTCCAGGGGAATATGAGCTGAATATTTCATCTTGCGTTGCTGAACAGATTATAAGGCCTACAGGTCTACTTGATCCGATTATTGAACTATATCCAAGTGAAAATCAGGTTGCAACCCTATACGATAAAATAAAAGAAGTTACAGCCAAAAACGAAAGGGTTTTAGTTACAACTCTTACAAAAAAAATGGCAGAAGAACTTCAAAAATATTATCTTGAACTCGGACTTAAAGTCAAATATATGCACAGTGATATTGATGTGGTTGAGAGAAATGAAATAATAAGGGGACTTAGAAGCGGAGAATTTGACGTGTTAATCGGAATCAACCTTCTAAGAGAAGGTCTTGATTTACCGGAAGTCAGTCTTGTTGCAATACTTGATGCAGATAAAGAAGGGTTTTTAAGAAGTGAAACAAGCTTAATTCAGACAATGGGAAGGGCTGCAAGAAATGTAAACGGAAGGGTTATAATGTTTGCAAGCAAAATAACTGAACCTGTAATTCTTGATGATAATTTGGAAATCTTAGAAAAAATAAAAGACAAAATTACAAAATCAATGTATAACGCTATAAAAACTACACTCATAAGAAGAATTAAACAGAAAGAATATAATAAAATCCACGGAATTACACCAAAAAGCACAGTCAGAAAACTTGATGTGAGTTTAAAAGAAGAAGGTTATGAAGCCATTGCAAAAGAGCTTAAAAACAAAAACAAAATTCCGCCAAAAGAGAAAAAAGCAATTATTAACAAATTAAAAAAAGAGATGCTAGAAGCTGCCAAAAATCTGGAATTTGAAAAAGCGGCTATGATCAGGGATAAAATTGAAGAGATTAAAAAAAGCTGA
- a CDS encoding aspartate aminotransferase family protein: MNYLLNTYNRFNVEFVKGKNATLWDKNENDYIDFTSGIGVVSVGHGNERLSSAICEQAKNIIHISNLYRIPPQEKLAEKLVKKSGLGNAGVFFCNSGAEANETALKIARKYGEVNGEIKKYKVITLENSFHGRTISTLKATGQPKFHQYFGPFPDGFTYAKNIADIENKIDDKTVAVMLELIQGEGGVNPFDRDEVRDLAKMLKEKDILLIVDEVQTGIYRTGEFLASNLYGIKPDIITLAKGLGGGVPIGAVITTLTDVLKPGDHGSTFGGNYLATRAAIEVIEILDEYKKSKKLDKVINYFDDKLVEIAKEYPDKFDCVSGYGLMKALKCHSSEIRDEIVKKTFEKKVLVLKAGSISVRFLPPLTITKEEIDEGFDRLKAALC; this comes from the coding sequence ATGAATTATCTATTAAATACTTACAATAGATTCAATGTTGAATTTGTAAAAGGCAAAAATGCAACTTTATGGGATAAAAATGAAAACGATTATATAGATTTTACAAGTGGTATAGGAGTTGTGAGTGTAGGTCATGGAAATGAGAGACTAAGCAGTGCTATATGTGAACAGGCTAAAAATATTATTCATATTTCAAATCTTTACAGAATTCCACCCCAAGAAAAATTAGCTGAAAAGCTAGTTAAAAAAAGTGGTTTAGGTAATGCCGGGGTGTTTTTTTGCAACAGCGGGGCTGAAGCGAATGAAACAGCTTTGAAGATTGCCAGAAAATATGGCGAAGTTAACGGGGAAATTAAAAAATATAAAGTAATTACACTTGAAAATTCTTTTCACGGAAGAACCATTTCAACCCTGAAGGCTACAGGGCAGCCTAAATTTCATCAATATTTCGGGCCATTCCCTGATGGGTTTACTTATGCAAAAAATATAGCAGACATTGAAAATAAAATAGATGATAAAACAGTGGCAGTGATGCTTGAACTGATTCAGGGGGAAGGCGGAGTTAATCCATTTGACAGGGATGAAGTAAGAGACTTAGCTAAAATGTTAAAGGAAAAGGATATTTTGCTTATTGTTGATGAGGTTCAAACCGGAATTTACAGAACAGGTGAATTTTTGGCAAGTAATTTATACGGAATAAAACCTGACATTATTACTCTTGCAAAAGGCCTTGGCGGAGGAGTACCAATCGGTGCGGTAATTACTACTTTAACAGATGTTTTAAAACCCGGAGACCACGGCTCTACTTTTGGAGGAAACTATTTAGCAACTAGGGCGGCAATTGAGGTTATAGAAATTTTAGATGAATATAAAAAAAGCAAAAAACTTGACAAAGTGATTAATTATTTTGACGATAAACTGGTTGAGATTGCAAAAGAATATCCTGATAAATTTGATTGTGTCAGCGGATATGGGCTTATGAAGGCATTGAAATGCCACAGCAGTGAAATAAGGGATGAAATAGTAAAAAAAACTTTTGAAAAAAAAGTTTTGGTATTAAAAGCTGGAAGTATATCAGTTAGATTTTTGCCGCCGCTTACAATCACTAAAGAGGAAATTGATGAAGGATTTGATAGATTAAAGGCTGCTTTATGTTAA
- a CDS encoding FAD-dependent oxidoreductase — protein sequence MKVDVLIVGAGGAGLYAALSAAKEAKGLNIAVMSKVYPTRSHTGAAQGGINAALANVDPSDNEELHTFDTIKGSDYLADQNAVKYMCYEAPRIIREMEHMGVPFSRLNNGKIAQRPFGGASKDRTCYSADKMGHVMLHTLYEQCIKNDIKFLNEWFLLNIAHNGKRIQGVSAINIATGEIQFVKTKAVILATGGHSRIYWGYTSNALGCTGDGTAAVLRAGLPLKDMEFLQFHPTGLRKSAILVTEAARGEGGHLVNNVGERFMKKYAPEKMELGPRDLVSRSIMQEIREGRGFRDEEGREYVHLDLTHLGEKKIKERLPQIRELAIDFEGIDPIKEPIPIKPTAHYAMGGIDTNVKCETPLEGLYAAGEAQCVSVHGSNRLGGNSLLDIVVFGHVAGLEAVRYAEGADFAKGGTEIIENEKRRIEELMNKESKETLGDLRAELGEIMFKHFGVFKNESEMQEGYNKLKNLIERAHNNLGVEDKSKVFNLDLQATLEFFNLLDIADVLAYASLQRKESRGSFYRDDYPKRDDENYLYHSVITRNADGSYDYKKGEVDISLYAPAERKY from the coding sequence ATGAAAGTTGATGTTTTAATTGTCGGAGCGGGAGGAGCCGGACTTTATGCGGCTTTGAGTGCTGCAAAAGAAGCAAAAGGGCTTAATATTGCGGTAATGAGCAAAGTTTATCCTACACGTTCACATACAGGGGCCGCTCAGGGCGGAATAAATGCTGCCCTTGCTAATGTTGACCCGAGTGATAATGAAGAACTTCATACATTTGACACCATTAAAGGAAGCGATTATTTGGCAGACCAGAATGCGGTTAAATATATGTGTTATGAAGCTCCGAGAATTATCAGGGAAATGGAGCATATGGGTGTGCCTTTTAGTAGGCTGAATAACGGGAAAATCGCCCAAAGACCTTTTGGAGGAGCAAGCAAAGACAGAACTTGTTACAGTGCCGATAAAATGGGACATGTAATGCTTCATACTTTATATGAACAGTGTATAAAAAATGATATTAAATTTTTAAATGAATGGTTTTTATTGAATATTGCCCATAATGGTAAAAGAATTCAGGGAGTTAGTGCAATTAACATTGCAACGGGTGAAATTCAGTTTGTTAAAACAAAAGCGGTAATTTTAGCTACCGGAGGACACAGCAGGATTTACTGGGGATATACATCAAATGCCCTTGGTTGTACAGGAGACGGAACGGCAGCAGTACTTAGAGCCGGGCTTCCTCTAAAAGATATGGAATTTTTACAGTTTCACCCGACAGGTCTTAGAAAATCAGCTATTCTTGTAACTGAGGCTGCAAGGGGTGAGGGTGGTCATCTTGTAAATAATGTGGGTGAGAGATTTATGAAAAAATATGCACCTGAAAAAATGGAACTAGGTCCCAGGGATTTAGTTAGTAGAAGTATTATGCAGGAAATCAGAGAAGGCAGGGGCTTCAGAGATGAAGAGGGAAGGGAGTATGTTCATCTTGATTTAACTCATTTAGGAGAGAAAAAAATAAAAGAGAGACTTCCTCAAATTAGGGAACTTGCAATTGATTTTGAAGGGATTGACCCAATTAAAGAGCCAATTCCAATTAAACCTACGGCCCATTATGCAATGGGTGGAATTGATACTAATGTTAAGTGTGAAACTCCGCTTGAGGGACTTTATGCAGCTGGGGAAGCTCAGTGTGTAAGTGTTCACGGTTCAAACAGACTCGGAGGAAATTCACTTCTTGATATTGTTGTGTTCGGTCACGTGGCAGGGCTTGAAGCCGTAAGATATGCAGAAGGTGCCGATTTTGCAAAAGGTGGGACTGAGATAATAGAAAATGAAAAAAGAAGAATAGAGGAACTTATGAATAAAGAAAGTAAAGAAACTTTGGGTGATTTGAGAGCTGAACTTGGTGAAATTATGTTTAAACATTTCGGGGTATTCAAAAATGAATCTGAAATGCAGGAAGGTTACAATAAACTTAAAAATTTAATTGAAAGAGCGCATAATAATTTAGGGGTTGAAGATAAATCAAAAGTGTTTAATCTGGATTTGCAGGCAACTCTTGAATTTTTCAATTTACTTGATATTGCGGATGTTTTAGCTTATGCATCTCTTCAGAGAAAAGAAAGCAGGGGTAGTTTTTACAGAGACGATTATCCAAAAAGAGATGATGAAAATTATCTGTATCATTCAGTTATTACAAGAAACGCTGATGGAAGTTATGATTATAAAAAAGGTGAAGTCGATATCAGCTTGTACGCTCCGGCTGAGAGAAAATACTAA
- a CDS encoding type II secretion system protein, with product MKKSFTLLELVFVIVVIGILAGVALPRLFTGVDDAVKAKVKTEVSTINAAIASKYTKNILSNNNSCPKLEGNPDKPNYFFEGVLSQPIPKNDNMLKWDGNGTDYNVTYQGKIIYFNYIQDQDDKGCIFECNTTKSTSKDFNCSIFK from the coding sequence TTGAAAAAATCCTTTACACTGCTTGAACTTGTTTTCGTAATTGTTGTTATAGGTATTTTGGCGGGGGTTGCCCTGCCTCGCCTGTTTACAGGTGTGGACGATGCCGTAAAAGCTAAAGTAAAAACTGAGGTTTCCACAATAAATGCCGCTATAGCGTCAAAATATACTAAAAATATTCTTTCAAATAACAATTCCTGTCCTAAATTAGAAGGTAATCCTGATAAGCCAAATTATTTTTTTGAAGGTGTTTTAAGCCAGCCAATTCCAAAAAATGACAATATGCTTAAATGGGATGGAAACGGAACAGATTACAATGTAACTTATCAAGGAAAAATAATTTATTTTAATTATATTCAAGATCAGGACGATAAAGGATGTATATTTGAATGTAACACTACAAAATCTACTTCAAAAGATTTTAACTGTTCAATTTTTAAATAA
- a CDS encoding primosomal protein N', which yields MYYEIAILSTPNIFTYKSDKVYKKGDVVEIPLKNKITYGYVLKEVDKPKYECKEIIGKKFNFNENYQKIIDFISKYYFCSIGEAAGLFYWKMDNGKCKIDNETLKIKNKKCKVDINLTDKQREALEFLNSKDASILFGDTGSGKTEIYIKLIEETINQGKKAIFLLPEIAITSQIEKRLKKYFKETLAIWHSKITKKKKEEILNNLDKINVIVGARSALFLPIENLGLIIVDEAHDDSYKSEQTPKYNAKDLAVYFGKEFKAKVVLGSATPLVSDLYKFPHFRLKGTFYNTKKIKHFRETFDEFTIRKISEKLKQNKQIIVFVPTRAHFKFMICKNCAESVKCKNCDVSMSLHKDKRALVCHYCGYTQPIPKICPNCGWNEFLNERKGTSEIAEELKEIFPNAKIEKFDRDIITSKSRIDKVLKRFEKREIDILVGTQMLAKGHDYPDVALSVIVDIDFVLNAPDYRARERAFALAKQVEGRAGRKEDGEVIIITQNQEFFNRSYEEFFNEEMEFRKSLEYPPFSRLAKIEFSDKKKETAKNNLDELIKCVGDRPELIGYGEAPIFKLKNRYRYYALFKGKNLHKIIYTCIDLTKAKVDMDPVNFL from the coding sequence ATGTATTATGAAATAGCAATTCTCAGTACTCCAAATATATTTACTTATAAATCCGATAAAGTTTATAAAAAAGGTGATGTTGTTGAAATTCCTTTAAAAAATAAAATAACTTATGGGTATGTTTTAAAGGAAGTGGATAAACCTAAATATGAATGTAAAGAAATAATAGGTAAAAAATTCAATTTTAATGAAAATTATCAAAAAATTATTGATTTTATAAGTAAGTATTATTTCTGTTCAATCGGTGAAGCGGCAGGGCTGTTTTATTGGAAAATGGATAATGGAAAATGTAAAATTGATAATGAAACGTTAAAAATTAAAAATAAAAAATGTAAGGTTGATATAAATTTAACTGATAAACAAAGAGAGGCTTTGGAATTTTTGAACAGCAAAGACGCATCAATTCTTTTCGGGGATACCGGAAGCGGCAAGACTGAAATTTATATAAAACTTATTGAAGAAACTATAAATCAGGGCAAAAAAGCAATTTTTTTACTGCCGGAGATTGCAATAACCTCCCAGATAGAAAAAAGGCTTAAAAAATATTTCAAAGAAACTCTGGCTATTTGGCACAGTAAAATCACTAAAAAGAAAAAAGAGGAAATTTTAAATAATTTAGATAAAATTAATGTAATAGTGGGAGCCAGGAGTGCGCTTTTTTTACCAATTGAGAATTTAGGGCTAATTATTGTTGATGAAGCACACGATGATTCTTATAAATCAGAACAGACTCCAAAATATAACGCAAAGGATTTGGCTGTATATTTTGGTAAAGAATTTAAAGCAAAAGTTGTTCTTGGAAGCGCAACTCCGCTTGTAAGTGATTTATACAAATTCCCGCATTTCAGGCTTAAAGGAACATTTTACAATACTAAAAAGATAAAACATTTTAGAGAAACTTTTGATGAATTCACAATAAGAAAAATTTCAGAAAAATTAAAACAAAACAAGCAGATTATTGTATTTGTACCAACCAGGGCACATTTTAAATTTATGATTTGTAAAAACTGCGCTGAATCAGTTAAATGTAAAAACTGCGACGTTTCCATGAGTCTGCATAAAGATAAAAGAGCATTGGTGTGTCATTACTGCGGATATACGCAGCCTATTCCCAAAATTTGCCCAAACTGCGGATGGAATGAATTCTTGAATGAAAGAAAAGGTACAAGTGAAATAGCAGAAGAATTGAAAGAAATTTTCCCAAATGCAAAAATAGAAAAGTTTGACAGGGATATAATCACTTCAAAAAGCAGGATTGATAAAGTGCTTAAACGATTTGAGAAGAGAGAAATTGATATTTTGGTCGGTACCCAAATGCTTGCCAAAGGGCATGATTATCCGGATGTGGCTTTAAGTGTTATCGTGGATATTGATTTTGTATTAAATGCACCTGATTACAGGGCAAGGGAAAGGGCGTTTGCATTAGCTAAACAGGTTGAAGGCAGGGCGGGCAGAAAAGAAGATGGGGAAGTTATAATAATTACTCAAAATCAGGAATTTTTTAACAGGAGCTATGAGGAATTTTTTAATGAAGAAATGGAATTTAGAAAAAGTCTTGAATATCCACCGTTTTCAAGGCTTGCAAAAATAGAATTTTCAGATAAGAAAAAAGAAACTGCCAAAAATAATTTGGATGAATTGATTAAGTGTGTAGGAGATAGACCTGAACTTATTGGGTACGGGGAAGCTCCGATTTTTAAACTTAAAAACAGATACCGCTATTATGCTTTGTTTAAAGGTAAAAATTTGCATAAAATTATCTATACCTGCATTGATTTAACAAAAGCAAAAGTGGATATGGACCCGGTTAATTTTCTTTAA
- a CDS encoding TolC family protein: MLKKLLFLPVFLFSYQNILNNYKNNELNLEKNYSIENSKELGKSWLNPINFNYSINKTNLNPKHYTKSFTISINQPVFKSGAIYYSIKYAKNLRSYNLKNIELKKRELIKNAIDLAIDYKINLINKKIIKLNIENTKIDIQKKKEAFLNGVGDSTLLNDAVLKLNSLKLNLADMDLTLFKLKKNFEKISSLDIEKVDLPYFKLIEKKDYVNKNLEYLSARDNIKIKKDLYKMNIGDNLFSININGNYNVVKNNYKENLPNLDESTYNYYNIGISLNYPLRFNALNSIEKTKIDYLKSRIELNDKKNELSKEYESYIRELQNIDKKIKIYTENIKIYNSLITSTKDAIKGGDATPLDLEIMRNSKQTSELNIKILRLQKQKILLNLYYKLSVF, translated from the coding sequence ATGTTAAAAAAACTTCTTTTTTTGCCTGTTTTTCTTTTTTCATATCAAAATATTTTAAACAATTATAAAAATAATGAACTGAATTTGGAAAAAAATTATTCTATTGAAAATTCAAAAGAACTGGGGAAATCCTGGCTTAATCCCATAAATTTTAATTATTCAATAAATAAAACCAATTTAAATCCCAAACATTATACTAAAAGTTTTACAATAAGTATAAATCAGCCGGTTTTTAAAAGCGGGGCTATTTATTATTCTATAAAGTATGCTAAAAATCTTAGAAGTTATAATCTTAAAAATATTGAGCTTAAAAAAAGAGAATTAATCAAAAATGCAATTGATTTGGCAATTGATTATAAAATTAACTTAATAAATAAAAAAATTATAAAACTCAATATTGAAAATACAAAAATTGATATTCAAAAGAAAAAAGAAGCTTTTTTAAACGGAGTCGGGGATTCGACTCTTTTAAATGACGCCGTTTTAAAATTGAATTCACTTAAATTAAATCTTGCAGACATGGATTTGACGCTTTTTAAACTTAAAAAAAATTTTGAAAAAATATCTTCGCTTGATATAGAAAAAGTTGATCTGCCTTATTTTAAATTGATAGAGAAAAAAGATTATGTTAATAAGAATTTGGAATATTTATCTGCCAGGGATAATATAAAAATTAAAAAAGATTTGTATAAAATGAATATCGGGGATAATTTATTCAGTATAAATATAAACGGTAATTACAATGTTGTTAAAAATAATTATAAAGAGAATCTGCCTAATTTGGACGAGTCTACATATAATTATTATAATATCGGAATCAGCCTTAATTATCCTTTAAGGTTTAATGCCTTAAATTCCATCGAAAAAACAAAAATAGATTATTTAAAATCAAGAATAGAACTGAATGATAAAAAAAATGAACTTTCTAAAGAGTACGAAAGTTATATAAGAGAACTTCAAAACATTGATAAAAAAATTAAAATATATACAGAAAATATAAAAATTTACAATTCTTTGATTACTTCTACAAAAGATGCGATAAAAGGTGGAGACGCCACGCCACTAGATTTGGAAATTATGCGAAATTCAAAACAGACATCCGAGCTTAATATAAAAATTTTAAGACTTCAAAAACAGAAAATTTTACTTAATTTATATTATAAGCTTTCCGTTTTTTAA
- a CDS encoding SulP family inorganic anion transporter, which translates to MFSKILQNYNAKSAKNDILAGMVTSVALVPEVVGFALIAGISPVIGLYTAFILGFIAATIGGKPGLISAAAGSIAVVVVSLVKNYGVEYLFWAVMLAGIIQILIGVFKLAKFIRLVPMPVVYGFVNGLAIVIATSQFEFFENNIWVYIFVTLTMAIMYFGPKYIKGVPAGLIAIVLITAITCFFHIHIKTVGDLADIKGNFPHFHIPMAPLNFETIKIILPYSVIIALVGLIETLLTMEVLEEMDGERGNGNKEAIAQGIGNTACGFFGATAGCAMIGQTIVNHTSGGRGRLSGITAAVMIILYVVFLSKLISIVPLAVLIGIMFMVSIATFEWASIDKIKRMPKEDAFVLIFTTIVTIFTDLAIAVISGVIISALVFAWKHAKVYAKTKMEGDKKIYEFEGPLFFGSARSFLESFDVKNDPNEVIMDFKNVRVMDSSGVEAIDKITKRYLEAGKKLTIRHLSNECKKLLDTAGPYCTYEEDDPKYKVAIDPEKIKEN; encoded by the coding sequence TTGTTTTCTAAAATTTTGCAAAATTATAACGCAAAAAGTGCCAAAAATGATATATTAGCAGGAATGGTAACTTCAGTCGCCCTGGTCCCTGAAGTTGTGGGATTTGCCCTAATAGCAGGAATATCACCTGTTATTGGACTTTATACAGCTTTTATTTTAGGATTTATTGCTGCGACAATTGGTGGAAAACCGGGGCTTATAAGCGCTGCTGCCGGAAGCATTGCGGTGGTAGTTGTGAGTCTTGTTAAAAATTATGGGGTTGAATATCTGTTTTGGGCGGTAATGCTTGCCGGAATTATTCAGATTTTAATTGGAGTTTTTAAGCTTGCTAAATTTATACGCCTTGTGCCTATGCCTGTAGTTTACGGATTTGTAAACGGACTTGCAATTGTAATAGCCACAAGCCAGTTTGAATTTTTTGAAAATAATATCTGGGTTTATATTTTTGTAACTCTAACAATGGCTATAATGTATTTTGGACCAAAATATATTAAAGGAGTCCCGGCAGGTCTTATTGCAATTGTTTTAATTACGGCAATTACCTGTTTTTTTCATATTCATATAAAAACAGTTGGAGACTTGGCAGATATTAAAGGAAATTTTCCACATTTTCATATTCCAATGGCTCCACTTAATTTTGAAACTATTAAAATAATTTTACCTTATTCGGTAATTATTGCACTGGTGGGATTGATTGAAACTCTTCTTACTATGGAAGTTTTGGAAGAGATGGATGGAGAGAGGGGAAACGGAAACAAAGAGGCTATAGCCCAGGGAATTGGAAATACGGCCTGCGGATTTTTTGGGGCAACCGCCGGATGTGCTATGATAGGTCAGACTATTGTAAACCACACTTCAGGAGGCAGGGGAAGACTTAGCGGAATTACTGCCGCTGTTATGATAATTTTATATGTTGTGTTTTTAAGCAAATTAATTTCAATTGTCCCTCTTGCTGTGTTAATCGGGATTATGTTTATGGTAAGTATCGCTACGTTTGAGTGGGCAAGCATTGATAAAATTAAAAGAATGCCAAAAGAGGATGCATTTGTTTTAATTTTTACAACAATAGTCACTATTTTTACAGACTTGGCAATTGCAGTAATTAGCGGTGTTATCATATCAGCCCTTGTATTTGCCTGGAAGCACGCAAAAGTTTATGCAAAAACAAAAATGGAAGGTGATAAAAAAATATATGAATTTGAAGGACCTCTGTTTTTTGGAAGTGCTAGAAGTTTTCTTGAAAGTTTTGATGTAAAAAATGATCCAAATGAGGTAATAATGGATTTTAAAAATGTAAGGGTAATGGATAGCAGCGGAGTTGAAGCAATAGATAAAATTACAAAAAGATATCTTGAAGCCGGAAAAAAACTAACAATCAGACATTTAAGCAACGAATGTAAAAAACTGCTTGATACAGCTGGTCCTTACTGCACATATGAAGAAGACGATCCTAAATACAAAGTGGCAATTGACCCGGAAAAAATTAAAGAAAATTAA
- a CDS encoding prepilin-type N-terminal cleavage/methylation domain-containing protein — MNKTAFTMLEMIFVIIIISIMSVIIIFKYFTFSQQAHEAVLIAFVRMLNRTAGISLWNKSLNENHHGDISYIHSIKNRIILPPEINGADIDLKDCNSTTMYHKIAESNTKVTKKMYIIDCKNGTPKRVPFFRLIRVEDNKILVNRE, encoded by the coding sequence GTGAATAAAACAGCTTTTACTATGCTGGAAATGATTTTTGTAATTATAATTATAAGTATTATGTCAGTAATAATTATTTTTAAATATTTTACTTTCAGCCAGCAGGCACACGAAGCTGTTTTAATAGCGTTTGTCAGAATGCTTAACAGAACAGCGGGTATAAGCTTATGGAATAAAAGCCTTAATGAAAATCATCACGGAGACATAAGCTATATACATTCAATAAAAAATAGAATCATTCTGCCACCAGAAATTAACGGTGCGGATATTGATTTAAAAGACTGTAATTCAACCACCATGTATCATAAAATTGCTGAATCTAATACTAAAGTTACCAAAAAAATGTATATAATAGATTGTAAAAACGGAACGCCCAAAAGAGTTCCGTTTTTCAGGTTAATCAGGGTTGAAGATAATAAAATTTTGGTAAATAGAGAGTAA
- a CDS encoding type II secretion system protein: MKKAFTMIELVFVIVILGILAAVALPKFLGVASQAHEANLKAFVGTLNRSVGPTLWSTSISEGHYGDINYSALIYNKDNSAEQNLTKYTDIPKEVAILDLKKCNNEVNYTIVGKADKAVAGATYYIACLDGNANQSPNFVLLKPTTSSAVVDLDDMNSTELNASVKTVNFKHNGNDENLTILR; this comes from the coding sequence ATGAAAAAAGCATTTACAATGATAGAATTGGTTTTCGTTATTGTTATTTTAGGTATTTTAGCGGCAGTTGCGCTTCCAAAATTCTTAGGAGTTGCTTCTCAAGCACATGAAGCCAATTTAAAAGCGTTTGTTGGAACTTTAAACAGAAGTGTTGGACCTACTTTATGGAGTACATCTATTTCAGAAGGTCATTATGGAGATATTAATTATTCTGCTTTAATATATAATAAGGATAATTCTGCTGAACAGAATTTAACAAAATATACTGATATTCCAAAAGAAGTTGCAATTTTAGATTTAAAAAAATGTAATAATGAAGTTAATTATACAATTGTAGGTAAAGCTGATAAAGCTGTAGCAGGTGCAACTTATTATATTGCATGTTTGGACGGTAATGCAAATCAGTCACCAAATTTTGTTTTATTGAAACCTACAACTTCTAGTGCCGTAGTTGATTTAGATGATATGAATTCAACTGAACTTAACGCATCAGTAAAAACTGTAAACTTTAAACATAATGGTAATGATGAAAATTTAACTATTTTAAGATAG